From the Drechmeria coniospora strain ARSEF 6962 chromosome 02, whole genome shotgun sequence genome, the window CTGTTGCCCTTGCGGTCTGCCGACGCTTCCCAGAACATACTGCCGCCGAGTCCCTTGGACTTAAGGTAAGCAACCTTGGCCACTACCGTCTCGGTCGTGTCAAAGGAGATGAGCTCCTTGGTACTGGCATCGTAACTGTAGGCCGCCATCGAGATGTTGTCAAATCGGACCGTCGCCCCCGCTTTGGGCAGAGCCTTATAATCCCACGCCCCCTTTTCCCAGCTCCCGTCACCGATGCCATTATAGGGCCTGCCGATATCGCCCGTTTGCTGAAAGGACCGGCCGTAGACGGGCATGCCTAGGATCATCTTAGCAGCTGGCACGCCTTCATCCAAGTAGTGCTGCACGACACCGTCGGCGGCTAGTGATGTTGACTCCAGGTTCTCGCTGTTCATGTAAAGGTTTGCGTGGTGCGCGCTCGTCTTGCTCCAGGGGCCGGCAAAGTCATAGGCCATGATGTTGACGTGGTCGAGCAGCTGGCCAAGCTCGTAGAGAGGATAGTTTGCATAGTTAGCCGGGCCGGCCGGCGCGGCAATCGAGAGCTCAAAGTGGTGGCCATGGGCAAATGTAGCCGCGTACTTGTCCAGCTCTTGCCGGACggcgcggaggaggaggagcataTGGTTGCCCTCTATTTCGTTCTGGGGATACTCCCAGTCGACGTCAATACCATCAAACCCCCAGTCCTTCATAAGCTCGACGGCTGTCTCGGCAAAGATGGCCCGAGTTTCCGGTGTTGCCGCAACGCCGGCAAAATTGGCGGATGATCCCCAGCCGCCGATCGAGAGCATCAACTTGGTCATTCGATTCTCCTTTTTGAGCCGGTAGAGCTGTTTGACACAGCCATAGGCATTCGTTCCAGACTCCCCCCAGACTAAACCCGGCCTTGGCATTAGATGGATCCTCCTCGAGTGTGAGGGGAAGGGAGTGCTCACCATCGGTCGGAAATCTCCTCTCCAGATCGGCATTTGGGTCACCGGCAACGCTACATCAGCATGACGGATCAGCACGGCCATGATTTGAGTGTAGGTACCGCTTCCTCTTCGTGGCATGCAGTCTACTTACACCGTGCCGTTTGGCAAAAGTTTAAGGAAGGAATAGAGCACATGGGTAATGTCGGAGAGTGGGAGATCATCTGGCTGGTATTTCCGGTCGTAGATGCTCCTGTGGTGCCCTTGCCATCAGCCACTGGCTCGAGTCCGCAGCAAAAAGGTGGACGGGGGGAGGACTGACCAGGAGGTAAAGTAGACGGCATTGACATAACCGGCGACTGTCTCTGCTGctggcaccgccgcctctACTGTGCTctccgccttggccgggATCGCCGCTTCTACTGGGCTCGCTGCCTTTGCTATTTCCGGGCTCGCTGCCTTCGCCGGGCTCGCTCCGTTGATGGGCTTTGCAATCTCCGCCGCGCCTTGTCGAACACATGGTCTTGGTGAGGCAAGTCCAAGGCTCACACAAGATGCAGCCAGTGCCAGGGCGAGGGACTTGACGAGCTTGGATGGCATCTTGATGAAAGCCTTTGTCTATCTTGTCGCCGTAGATATTGTGCCCATGTACCAAGGAGGAAGTGTTTGCGCAGAGGAAATAGATCAGGACAAGAAAATGAAATGAAATGAAAGGAGTGTGTTGTATCCGACCGTAAAGAATGATGCCGGAACTCGtgtggtcgacgacgagcgaacCACGCGCTGTGTTGAAAGAGCGTGTCGGTGTATCCAAGTGAAGAGAAGGGTGTCGCTCTacggtgcggagtacatgcattcaTATATACATACGTGTGTGTGCAAGTATGTGCGTGTTATACGGAGTTACAAGTAGTacagcacagagtacggagtccttaCGTGTGGGTTTTGATAAGTAAACTTGTGCCTCTTTCAACAACATGTCAAGTATGTaattgctgcaagtacatgtattgttGGACTGAATGTGCACGTACCTGGGCGTATCAAATGGTATTACGAGTAATACCAAGTACTCCATGCTTGGAGCATTATTTCCCTGAGTAATACGGTATCGAGAATGAAtctccgtgcttgtacatgtacttactccatTCTGCTTGCGAAGAACCTTCACTCGAAGGAGTTGGCCGGTGGGCCGAGGGAACATGTACTTTGTTGAAATCATACCAAGCACCACATGTTTGAGGATTTCTGTAactcgtacttacttatgccATCACGCATTGCCCTCAAAAGAAAAAAAGTAGCTGTACGGACCTAATGATGCTCCTTGGGCGTTGACGAGtgcaaagtacttgtatattGCCAACTTGAAACTGCTAAACTCAAAGTACTGTTAAGTAAATACccacagtaagtattacatgcagtacttacttattatTAGTTAGGTACTGATgttacaactacttacatgtacttaagtacagtagttgcatACGAGGACTTACGAGGAGGAAATGAAAAATCAGGGtggttgtacggagtagggtgAGGCAGTAATTATGCGTCGAGTCATGACATGTTGCATTAGGTAACAAGGGACCCGCTCGATGGGTGCACAATAGGATCGTTCGATTTACATAATATATCAACAccgttactccgtacagaccATGACCATTCCCGCTCATGCCATTGTTGGTGTCCACCATGGCCACAGAAATGAGCATCAGAGTGGATGCGAAcgcaactactccgtacctgtattGTACTATTGTTGGACAATAaccgcaagtacggagtggagtactccgtaataattGGGAGCCAGTTTTTGATATAAGTACTGAACTTAAGTGTACTTGAGTTCAAGACAATTCATTTGTAgctatacttgtactcttacaagtactgtacgcgtATAATACTCCGTTCTGGTTGTACTGCACACTCAATAATTACCTGGGCACGGAATCGAGAATGGAGCAACGTCCGGAGAAGACATATTTCCATTCCTTCTTTCGATCCAGGAGAAAGGGCATTGGTTGGAGAGAGTCTCTGATGGACAAGTTGGCAACTGTTAATGATCACGATCAAACCTTGCCAAGCTTTAGGCACATTcggtgtgctccgtactccgtagttgcacAAGCATtaatactccgcaagtacggaaCATTATTTATacagctactccgtacagttctccgtacttgtgctccgcacGAGTCCCGAGCCGGGGCAAGTTAAATGACGAGGGGGTCCCGACCAGGTGGTACTCCGAAAAAcagtattagtattattagtCTGGATTAATTACCAGCAACTCCATACATTCTTACAagcacaactactccgtacagatgTTCGGAGTACTCTTAGCATTACAcctacgtgtacggagtacatgtacagtactccgtacatggaaaTAACTGCCAATTGTTTGTCATTCGGTGTATACGTACTGTATTTCCAAGTATACATAGTATtagtatacggagtattacaagtactacagtacaaggacaagtactccctactgttcggagtacttacttgcaggtgcACTTGCTGCTACAACAAGTAATTAAATACAACTACATACGAGTGGAGGGCGCGAGATGACGGGGGAACTTCTCTTAATCCTCCACCTCGTGCAACTTCTTCATTCCTTGCGGGAGAAAGAAAAAGCTCTCTGCAGCACTTTCTCCACTGTACTCCAACTACCGTACAGGACGCCTCCCCGTGCTTTTTCGTGTGCCGCTTGCACGTACTGTCATCATCAGGCAGGCAAAGATGGCAGAGAAATAACGTAAACGAAAGTTCCTGCCCGTACCGATGGCAAGTCCCgaatgcttgtactgtacaagtaaacGCAAGTGTAGGTCTtgtcagtactgtacttgggtgtaggTGTAACGGCGTGGGAACATGCCGAGCACCCATCATGTGCCCGCTGGTCTAGCATCATGACGGACATGGCCGAAATCGCGACTGCCTTCCCAATCCTCATATGATCATGCTCGCCCATCGCGAGGAAGCCGTGGAAGAACGCCCGCGACTGACGACACGACCAGTCTGCTACTTCTCATGTGCCACGAGTTCGAGGTAGTCGGCATGAATCAAGTTCGAGTTGAATCCATCTGGGAACTCATTGAAGCTATCCCGGATGCATGTTGGAGTCGGGGTTAGTGTCCATCGTCGAGCGCCAAGTGCTCCGCGCATTCAAGAAGAACTACTTGCCTATCACAGCACAGTGCAGGACTTGGTTGCGCTGCCATGGTCGCACGAAGCCagtctcgccgccgctgctctGCTGGAGGGTGGAAACCAGGGTAGGCAAATGCCTTGCCGATGAAGGAGACTTACTGACGAACAGCACTGGCAAACGCTCGAGCGGCCGATCCAAGGTGACGTCGTGGGAGTAGAAGCCCGGGGCCTGTGGGAGCGAGCCATTCGACCGCACTGTGTTCCTTCCTTGACCGACCTTGAGCTTCGTCGCACCTGCCCCAACCTGACCAGCTCCTGCCGCTACGAACTTGCGGCTACGGTGACtaaaagtacaagtactcatAATCACTCTATGATACTgagcagtacttgtacttgtacattggTCTTTGGCAGGTGCATTGGGGGAACCGAAACGCGTCTACTGCGGCAAGTGGTGAATACTCGTAGATTGGAAGTCGCAATGGACGTTGCATCGCGAGCGGCATCGGAAGTCACGCTGGATGACACGTTGGACGTCGTAGGGCGTCACATCCATCCAGGCTCCATCCCTCACCCATTCTTTCTCGGCATCGCCTTCGCCTACTGGTCGGCCgacagccagccagccgATACTactgtcggcgacggcaacaaGCATGCGTCTGGCAGTATCCGGCAAGTCACATCGCATCCTCGTAGCTTCGAGGCCCTCCACTCATGCCGGCATTCTTGGGGGCTGAGGGAAGCAAAGAAACCTTGGGCTGCAGCTCTTGGCGCTGACCCCCGATGCATCTGGCCATCAGCAACCAACCAGCACATCTCACCACCGACCGGCTTGTCCCAACTCGACAATGTACGGTACTCCTCTTGCTTTGCCGCTGCATCATGCAACGCGTGTCGACGAACGAAGCCTGAGGCGAGCAATCGATTCCATCGCTGCACCATCGCTGCACCGTCTCTGAACCATCTCTGAAC encodes:
- a CDS encoding Chitinase 1 (RecName: Full=Chitinase 1), whose protein sequence is MPSKLVKSLALALAASCVSLGLASPRPCVRQGAAEIAKPINGASPAKAASPEIAKAASPVEAAIPAKAESTVEAAVPAAETVAGYVNAVYFTSWSIYDRKYQPDDLPLSDITHVLYSFLKLLPNGTVVAGDPNADLERRFPTDVWGESGTNAYGCVKQLYRLKKENRMTKLMLSIGGWGSSANFAGVAATPETRAIFAETAVELMKDWGFDGIDVDWEYPQNEIEGNHMLLLLRAVRQELDKYAATFAHGHHFELSIAAPAGPANYANYPLYELGQLLDHVNIMAYDFAGPWSKTSAHHANLYMNSENLESTSLAADGVVQHYLDEGVPAAKMILGMPVYGRSFQQTGDIGRPYNGIGDGSWEKGAWDYKALPKAGATVRFDNISMAAYSYDASTKELISFDTTETVVAKVAYLKSKGLGGIARQARHVSELARLSGLEIRKHPQGVVMNGRGPRRKVAFKQQPEVPRRAIEAPPAEMPDAMPHRSHGSDIVRGGDDAAAKQGSHVPSKHDKSVGSGGGLMLTSCERCRSQEVDPKVPPFRSAPNGGQGLSIHSSIHAMARTRRWRDAMRLAECRQMHDDGCWLRSAVVAALCGRPGGDGDAETMMEEPGKNGDAFDVQNASHASPDMTLNANSDLDLPSDCSD